One genomic segment of Mytilus trossulus isolate FHL-02 chromosome 4, PNRI_Mtr1.1.1.hap1, whole genome shotgun sequence includes these proteins:
- the LOC134716550 gene encoding tigger transposable element-derived protein 6-like: MSSDETVTRESGEGPELCLGGIARFTNVDQASEGPSLKTGGITSSAVTGKGIKRKLDAKSYETKYDAIMAVERGGKTKKQIASDFGIPMSTLSTWLKKSEEIKQKYLSGEMGSQRKKYRTAKFPEVEDALLKWFKNARDQNVAISGELMREKAKFFATSLGIAENAFECSSGWLERFKGRHNIAFKKICGESKSVQENSDEMNEWKNKLSNLLNDYYPDQIYNADETGLFFRLLPDKTLEFKDVKCSGGKQIN; this comes from the exons ATGTCTTCTGATGAAACTGTTACACGTGAATCTGGTGAAGGACCTGAGCTTTGTCTCGGGGGGATAGCCAGATTTACAAATGTTGATCAAGCTAGTGAAGGACCCAGCCTAAAAACTGGGGGGATAACTAGCTCGGCAGTAACAGGCAAAGGCATAAAACGTAAATTAGATGCTAAATCATACGAGACAAAATATGATGCTATTATGGCAGTAGAGAGAGGtggtaaaacaaaaaagcaaattGCTTCAGATTTTGGCATTCCTATGTCTACTTTATCAActtggttaaaaaaaagtgaagaaataaagcaaaaatatcTTTCGGGAGAAATGGGttcacaaagaaaaaaatatagaactgCTAAATTTCCAGAGGTCGAAGATGCTCTTTTAAAATGGTTCAAAAATGCTAGGGATCAAAATGTTGCTATATCAGGGGAGTTGATGAGAGAAAAAGCTAAATTCTTTGCTACAAGTTTAGGCATTGCagaaaatgcatttgaatgctCTTCTGGTTGGTTAGAAAGATTTAAAGGTCGTCACAATATtgctttcaaaaaaatctgtgGGGAGTCAAAATCTGTTCAAGAAAATTCAGATGAAATGAAtgaatggaaaaataaattgtCCAATCTTCTTAATGACTACTACCCTGATCAAATCTATAATGCAGATGAAACTGGTTTATTTTTTCGGTTATTACCTGATAAAACTCTAGAATTTAAAGATGTAAAATGTAGTGGTGGCAAACAAA TCAATTAA
- the LOC134716551 gene encoding uncharacterized protein LOC134716551, producing MDQGVIRNLKLHYRKLVIQKQITAIDTKTEFAITVLDGIRMLNHAWSKVTQTTIANCYHHAGFESPVITPSDDIDDDADDDIPLALLCRIGLPTGTSIEDYTSVDDNLTTSAEMTDTDIIDDIISSRSATDDQSDQEDEPVPPPRPSMNSVFAALNTLNAHLETVQNSNSTMSHLNFVNSFVMKHHLHSLCVKQSDISIFFQSAESSKQD from the coding sequence ATGGATCAAGGTGtaataagaaatttaaaacttCACTATCGTAAATTAGTCATCCAAAAGCAAATCACTGCCATTGATACTAAAACTGAATTTGCAATAACCGTCCTTGACGGAATTCGTATGCTAAATCATGCCTGGAGTAAAGTAACTCAAACAACAATAGCAAACTGTTATCACCATGCAGGTTTCGAATCCCCCGTCATCACACCTAGTGACGATATCGACGACGATGCAGACGACGACATTCCCTTGGCGCTACTCTGCAGAATCGGGTTACCAACCGGTACCAGTATAGAAGACTACACAAGTGTTGACGACAATTTGACAACGTCCGCAGAGATGACAGACACAGATATCATAGACGATATCATCTCCTCCAGATCAGCAACCGACGATCAGAGTGACCAGGAAGATGAACCAGTACCCCCTCCAAGACCGTCAATGAATTCCGTGTTTGCTGCTCTTAACACCTTAAATGCTCATCTCGAGACCGTTCAGAATTCGAACAGCACAATGTCTCACTTGAACTTTGTTAACTCTTTTGTGATGAAACACCACCTCCACAGTTTGTGTGTAAAGCAAAGTGACATATCTATCTTTTTCCAGAGTGCTGAGTCGTCAAAACAGGATTGA